The genomic window CGTTTTAGAAGATATTGTGTATGTACCTGTCGAAGGGATCGAATTTGATACAGACACACTTAAACTATCTGTTGATGACGATCCGTTTACACTAGTGCCCACTATATACCCTGACAATGCTACCAATCAGAGTGTGAATTGGAGTTCTAGCGATGAAGCTGTTGTGACAGTTGATAGGGATGGAACTGTTACGCCTCATTCGGCTGGGACAGCTCAGATAATAGCGACAACAGAAGATGGCGAATACACCGCTACTGTATATGTAACAGTGACAAATGTCGAGCCACCAATTACGAGCGAACCACAGCTCGGAGACAAGATGGTCTGGCTAGATAAATCTTTGGACTTCCAAAACGTCATTGATTTTATAAGACCTATCATGAAAAAAGAAACCAATTTACACGTTCATCTTGAGCATGATGTTCAAATTAAAGAAGCGAAAGTAACAGTAATAATAAATGGCACGGTAGAAAAAGAGTTAATGTTACAGGATGAGGGTGACGGCATTTGGGGGACAAGTATATCTCCTCAAGACGATGAAACGGGTGTCTGGAGCATCATAGCTGTTCACATTGATGATGCACTAGGCAACACGTTTACTCTTGATATGTCTGACGTGACCTACTCGAGTGACACAAGCTATGAATATGATGTAGACGACCCGGTGCAATTTCATTTTTATGTTTTGCCAGATAACTACAACTTTTTCGGGGAAGAGTATGAATCATTCAAAGTGACAGAAACGAATAACATAGTAAAACTTAATTTCTCGAATGTACTTGATCCGGAATCTATTGATTTAGATTCATTTGTATATATCATTGATGATTCTTTAAAAACAGCAGAAGCACCACTAAATACAAATATTGTACAGGATGGCTATACACTTGAACTAGTTGGCGACAAATCTATCACATTGACACTAGACCCAAGCAAATGGGAAGATCAATCGCGGCTTGTGTTAGTTGTCCATGATACGATAACAGATGTGGATGGCAATCAACTTATTAATCCAAGTTATTTGGTGCTAGAAATAATGAACGAAGAGTCATGATGACGATGACAGGCACACTCTGTTGCAGGGGTGTGCCTTTTTTGATGGACGGTCTAGCGTGGGCTCATCGTTAATAATGTACTGGGCTTTTCCGATCTTTTAAAAAGGAAAAATAAATGATGATGTTGAATAGTATGATGATAAAGATTAGATTACTAGGGGGATGTTCATGAAGCTACTGACAGGTCAATACAAAGAACGAGTATTTTGTGGGTGTGTGTACAATGATAGCTATGTTGTAGATTTAGAGTTAGCTGAAAAAGCTATTTTAAAAACAGAAACAATAGAGTTAGATATGGTATCGAACATCGAGAAGGGGAATAGTTTTCTCGAAAAAGTAGCAAGAATTATTGAAGAAATTCAAGGTGCAAATGAAGTTTATATGCTACCAATTGAAGATGTGCAGCTTCTAGCTCCCATCACGAGACCACGAAAAAATATTTTTTGTGTGGGGAAAAACTATCGTGACCACGCTATTGAGATGGGCAGCGCAGCTGATATACCTAAGCATGTTATGTTATTCTCAAAGGCTCCTACTACGGTTATTGGTCCGAATGAAACAGTGCTCCACCACAACGGTGTAACAAGTCAGCTAGATTACGAAGGAGAGCTCGCTGTTATTATTGGAAAAAAAGGGGTAGGAATTTCTGAAGAGGATGCAATGGATTATGTGTTTGGATATACTGTCTTAAATGATATTACGGCTCGAGATTTACAAGACCGTCATAAACAATTTTTATTAGGAAAAAGCTTGGACACATCTTGTCCGATGGGTCCATGGATTGTTACAAAGAAAGAGATTCCAGATCCTCACCATTTGCAACTTCAAACAAAAGTAAATGGAGAGCTACGCCAAAACGGCCATACATCACAATTTATTTTTAATATCCCTCATATTATATCTGTCATTTCGCGAGGGATGACACTTGAACCGGGGGACATCATTGCAACAGGCACGCCAGCGGGTGTCGGGAAAGGATTTAAACCACCTCGCTTCTTACAACCAGGTGATGTAATGGAGATTACTATTGAAGGAATAGGGTCCCTTATTAATAAAATTCAGAACTGATAATGATATTCAGCTAGACGTATTCTATTTAAATATATTACAATGAAGTATAAAGTCTTGTTGTAGGTGCCTTTATAAGAGGCACCTATTGCTATGTTGTGCTAAAGGGGATGAGCATATGAGACTTGTATCTATTTATAATTGTGAAGTAGGTTTAGAGCTAGCCAAACCGATTTATGATGAAAATGCCAGGATACTTCTCAATAGTGGTACAGTACTGAACGAAGCTTTCATTAATAGATTAAAAAGCAAGAAGATTAGTCATATATACATAAAGTCAGAGGTCACTGAAAATCTTGAAGTAGAGGATAACATATCGCAAGAGCTAAGGTTAAAAACAACATCAACCCTCACCAATGTGTTTGACCTTATTGCAAAAGGCAAAAGTGGGAATAGTCATGCGTTAGCCCGAGTCAAGGGTGTCCATCAAGTTAAAAATTCCGTGCAAGAAATTCTTCAGGAATTAAGAGCCTCTAAAAATCTATTAAATCTTTTATCTCATTTACAAGTTAATCAAGACTCATTGTTTGAGCATGCGTTACATACATGTCTTTACTCGTTATCAATAGGCAAATATATGGGGATAAACGAAAAAGAACTAAACTTGTTAGGACTCGGTGCTTTATTTCATGATATCGGTAAGCTAGAGTTACCACATAAATTATTAATAAAAGA from Bacillus sp. HMF5848 includes these protein-coding regions:
- a CDS encoding fumarylacetoacetate hydrolase family protein, encoding MKLLTGQYKERVFCGCVYNDSYVVDLELAEKAILKTETIELDMVSNIEKGNSFLEKVARIIEEIQGANEVYMLPIEDVQLLAPITRPRKNIFCVGKNYRDHAIEMGSAADIPKHVMLFSKAPTTVIGPNETVLHHNGVTSQLDYEGELAVIIGKKGVGISEEDAMDYVFGYTVLNDITARDLQDRHKQFLLGKSLDTSCPMGPWIVTKKEIPDPHHLQLQTKVNGELRQNGHTSQFIFNIPHIISVISRGMTLEPGDIIATGTPAGVGKGFKPPRFLQPGDVMEITIEGIGSLINKIQN
- a CDS encoding HD-GYP domain-containing protein → MRLVSIYNCEVGLELAKPIYDENARILLNSGTVLNEAFINRLKSKKISHIYIKSEVTENLEVEDNISQELRLKTTSTLTNVFDLIAKGKSGNSHALARVKGVHQVKNSVQEILQELRASKNLLNLLSHLQVNQDSLFEHALHTCLYSLSIGKYMGINEKELNLLGLGALFHDIGKLELPHKLLIKEKLNAEEKELLQKHTEYGFEMLRKVHDLHLVISHCAYQHHENVDGTGYPRGLKNEDIHLHARIVAVANQFDKLIRQKGMLPHEAMEILWGYCYTKYDRQVIEAFRQSVAIYPIGVTVLLNTGEMGVVVGYNKLAPQRPNVRVFLDANGKKVTNFYDIDLMKELSVMIVKCDAIIERASSTN